A genomic stretch from Bacteroidales bacterium includes:
- a CDS encoding mandelate racemase/muconate lactonizing enzyme family protein, protein MELHKNRRSFLKKAGLGGLGLAMLKHASAGEQIEYLTQDVSRYSAPSDLKITDMRIAQLGNVPIVKIYTNQGVHGLGDVRDGADKRYALMLKSRILGENPCNVERIFKIIKQFGDHGRQGGGVSGVEMALWDLTGKVYHVPLYQLLGGKYRDRVRIYVDTPAVNDPEQFAIRMRDRIDQGFTILKMDIGIGLIREIPGILTNTEPWGDMRGWEQEKGSYGLTMHPFTRVQITDKGIAEMVKYLAAMREQVGWEVPVAIDHLGHMGLNSMIRLGNAFEPYNIAWLEDLIPWQYVDQWKEISRAIHVPTLTGEDIYLKEGFRELIEKRAVDMVHPDPVSAGGYLETKRIGDYAEEKGIAMALHHASSPVSFMGCVHTAAATENFVALEHHSVDNPWWENLVTGLDKPLVKEGYVSVPESPGVGVELNEEVVKEHLRKGEELFAPTEEWDARRSWDRQWS, encoded by the coding sequence ATGGAATTGCATAAAAACCGCAGGTCGTTTCTGAAAAAGGCCGGATTAGGCGGATTGGGACTGGCTATGCTTAAACATGCCTCTGCCGGGGAGCAGATTGAATACCTTACTCAGGATGTCAGCCGGTATTCCGCACCCAGCGATCTGAAGATTACGGATATGCGAATTGCTCAGCTTGGCAATGTTCCCATCGTGAAAATTTATACGAACCAGGGCGTGCACGGACTGGGTGATGTGCGTGACGGAGCCGATAAACGATATGCCCTGATGCTGAAGAGCCGTATCCTGGGAGAGAACCCCTGCAACGTGGAGCGGATTTTCAAGATTATCAAACAGTTCGGGGATCATGGAAGACAGGGCGGTGGCGTTTCGGGTGTGGAAATGGCCCTCTGGGATCTCACAGGAAAGGTTTATCATGTCCCCCTTTACCAGTTACTTGGCGGGAAGTACCGCGACAGGGTCAGGATCTACGTGGATACACCGGCCGTAAATGATCCGGAGCAGTTTGCCATAAGGATGAGGGACCGCATCGATCAGGGCTTTACCATTTTGAAGATGGATATCGGTATTGGCCTGATCAGGGAGATTCCCGGGATACTTACCAATACGGAGCCCTGGGGGGATATGCGCGGTTGGGAACAGGAAAAGGGAAGCTACGGGCTGACCATGCATCCTTTCACCAGGGTTCAGATAACCGACAAAGGAATCGCCGAGATGGTGAAATACCTGGCAGCCATGCGGGAGCAGGTGGGCTGGGAAGTTCCCGTAGCCATTGATCACCTGGGACATATGGGGCTGAACAGCATGATCAGGCTCGGAAATGCATTTGAGCCTTACAATATCGCCTGGCTGGAGGACCTGATTCCCTGGCAGTATGTGGATCAGTGGAAAGAGATATCCCGGGCTATCCATGTCCCCACGCTCACCGGGGAAGATATCTATCTGAAGGAGGGCTTCCGGGAGCTGATTGAGAAGCGTGCCGTGGATATGGTGCATCCCGATCCGGTTTCTGCCGGAGGCTACCTGGAAACCAAACGAATTGGAGATTATGCGGAGGAGAAGGGGATCGCCATGGCCCTCCACCACGCCTCCTCCCCGGTCTCTTTTATGGGTTGCGTTCATACAGCAGCGGCCACGGAGAACTTTGTGGCCCTGGAACACCACTCGGTGGATAATCCCTGGTGGGAGAATCTGGTTACCGGTCTGGATAAACCACTGGTGAAAGAAGGTTATGTTTCGGTTCCTGAATCCCCCGGGGTGGGAGTCGAGCTAAATGAAGAGGTGGTAAAAGAACATCTCCGCAAAGGGGAAGAACTGTTTGCTCCCACAGAGGAGTGGGATGCCCGCCGCTCCTGGGACCGGCAATGGAGTTAA
- a CDS encoding RNase adapter RapZ, with product MSQTILERLNKLFYTWCGEGIISITKLPASGSPREYYRIRGTKSSAIGAINRDREENEAFIAFSRHFHSLGLAVPEIYLIDLDNHAYLQEDLGNTTLFDYIFRVRDNGHFPDTLLAVYKEVLTELQKFQITGAQGLDFSVCYPRSSFDRQSMQWDLSYFKYYFLKLAGIPFNEQLLENDYGTLINYLLEQDTNYFLYRDFQSSNVMYHHDKPYFIDYQGGRKGALQYDVASLLYDSKADIPPAVREELLEHYIAGLANYPSVNAEKFRESYFAYVLIRIMQAMGAYGFRGFYEKKTHFLKSIPYALNDLKWILHHVKLPVEIPALLQVYEQLLKAPKLKRFKDKGGRKSTLTVNINSFSYKHGIPEDPHGNGGGYVFDCRLISNPHHIWKLREFNGKDKPVIEYLEQQSDVNEFLSATFSLVDMSVEKCEDRDFIHLRVSYGCTGGQHRSVYCAERLAEHLRESQNVRVALWHRELD from the coding sequence ATGAGCCAGACCATACTTGAGAGGTTGAATAAGCTGTTTTACACGTGGTGCGGAGAGGGCATTATTTCCATTACCAAATTACCTGCTTCAGGCTCCCCCCGGGAGTATTACCGGATCAGGGGAACAAAAAGCTCCGCCATAGGTGCCATCAACAGGGACCGGGAGGAGAATGAGGCATTTATTGCATTCAGCAGGCACTTCCATTCACTGGGGCTGGCCGTTCCCGAGATCTACCTGATTGATCTGGATAATCACGCCTACCTGCAGGAGGATCTGGGGAATACCACCCTTTTCGATTACATCTTCAGGGTCAGAGACAATGGTCATTTTCCTGATACTCTGCTTGCTGTTTATAAAGAGGTATTAACAGAACTTCAAAAATTCCAGATTACCGGTGCACAGGGTCTGGACTTTTCGGTATGCTATCCGCGTTCCAGTTTCGACAGGCAGAGTATGCAGTGGGACCTCAGTTATTTCAAATACTATTTCCTCAAGCTGGCCGGGATCCCTTTTAATGAACAGTTGCTGGAGAACGACTATGGAACACTGATTAATTATCTCCTGGAACAGGATACCAATTACTTCCTCTACCGTGACTTTCAGTCCAGCAACGTGATGTATCACCACGATAAACCCTATTTTATCGATTACCAGGGAGGCAGGAAGGGAGCACTGCAGTACGATGTGGCCTCGCTGCTCTATGACTCCAAAGCTGATATTCCTCCGGCGGTCCGTGAGGAGCTTCTGGAACACTACATCGCCGGCCTGGCCAACTATCCTTCGGTAAATGCGGAGAAATTCAGGGAGTCTTACTTTGCCTATGTCCTGATCAGGATCATGCAGGCCATGGGTGCATATGGATTCAGAGGATTCTATGAAAAGAAGACTCATTTTTTGAAAAGCATTCCCTATGCCCTGAACGACCTGAAGTGGATCCTTCACCATGTGAAATTGCCCGTGGAGATCCCCGCCCTGCTCCAGGTATATGAACAGCTCTTAAAAGCTCCGAAGCTGAAGCGCTTTAAAGACAAAGGGGGCAGAAAATCCACCCTGACCGTCAACATCAACAGCTTCAGTTACAAACACGGGATTCCCGAGGATCCACACGGGAATGGCGGAGGTTACGTATTCGACTGCCGGTTAATCTCCAATCCGCACCATATCTGGAAACTCAGGGAATTCAACGGCAAGGATAAGCCGGTGATCGAATACCTGGAGCAACAAAGCGATGTAAATGAATTTTTAAGTGCTACTTTTTCACTGGTCGATATGTCTGTTGAAAAATGCGAAGACCGGGACTTCATCCACCTGCGGGTCAGCTACGGATGTACCGGAGGCCAGCACCGCTCGGTATACTGTGCCGAACGTCTGGCCGAACACCTGCGCGAAAGTCAGAATGTCAGGGTCGCCCTCTGGCACAGGGAACTGGATTAA
- a CDS encoding alpha-L-rhamnosidase N-terminal domain-containing protein → MKYLIVWCSACLLMGNVHDSSLKNEGLTPGFLSCEYLENPFVVDVAQPRLAWINTAREGERGQKQTAWQVRVASSVKLLEEPDLWDSKKQLSMQSVRVKYQGKELESGQECWWQVRVWDRNDVVSDWSDPGMWRMGLLNPDDWNAQWIGAPWQGEEPIERPGQPDGEPEDMGPPAPMLRKNFEVEKRVESAVAYVCGLGYFEFFLNGNKVGHDVLVPNQTNYGYRPKLQDARIALPDSFSEYKVMYLAYDVKDYLRKGKNTIGSIVGNGFYNPGKFWTEGYGTPRFLCQLHITYTDGTEKLVLSDSSWTASKSPILLNMVYYGEIYDAREEQAGWCTLQFDDSHWEAAAVRRPPEGRLVAHTAHPDQVTERLAPVSVEKLGEGHYFVDFGVEISGWVRLIDVKAPIGHQVEIIPKANLYSGKNTYIFGEDGLKTYAPRFNWFVFSGLEIKNWPGELKPEQLVAEAVNTYIEPSATFESSNGLFNEINRIWRSSQLDNMHGGIASDCPHRERSGYTGDGQIACNTVLHNFDARNFYQKWITDMRDAQIPESGYVPNGAPWQPGCGGGPAWGAAICVMPWEYYVQYGSRDMLEDNYQAMKGYLRYLLSWTGEDGIMHSRRTGNDGSIIKWYNLGEWLPPGELIPDEMVHTFVLWYCAHLTSKTAGVLGMLDEAELYQQLAERTREAFQKRFYKENEGSYGDAGGNILALKMEVPEEQYAQVLAALKAGILKNGGHLDTGILGTRFFFEVLAGHGLNQLAFEAMNKRTEPSYGHWIELGSTTTRENWNEEGSHNHPIFGGGLVWFYRNLAGMQADPSEPGYRHIIFRPQPVRELEYVSYKNNTPYGRGGITWKNEENAFVMEVEIPVGCRATVHVPADVSSEITEGGLATDQAEGITFREWKEGYALFEAESGSYSFRVAH, encoded by the coding sequence ATGAAGTATTTGATTGTATGGTGTTCGGCTTGCCTCCTGATGGGAAATGTCCATGATAGTTCCCTGAAAAACGAAGGCCTGACTCCCGGTTTTCTTAGCTGTGAATACCTGGAGAATCCATTTGTGGTGGATGTGGCACAACCCCGTCTGGCCTGGATCAATACGGCCCGGGAGGGAGAACGGGGACAGAAACAGACAGCCTGGCAGGTGCGTGTGGCCAGTTCCGTGAAGCTGCTGGAGGAACCCGATCTCTGGGATAGCAAAAAGCAATTGTCCATGCAGTCGGTCAGGGTTAAGTACCAGGGGAAAGAGCTGGAATCCGGGCAGGAGTGTTGGTGGCAGGTGAGGGTCTGGGACCGGAACGATGTTGTTTCTGACTGGAGCGATCCGGGTATGTGGCGCATGGGCTTGCTGAATCCTGACGACTGGAATGCTCAGTGGATCGGGGCCCCCTGGCAGGGTGAGGAGCCCATTGAACGCCCCGGGCAGCCAGACGGAGAGCCTGAAGATATGGGTCCCCCGGCCCCCATGCTCCGGAAAAACTTCGAGGTGGAGAAAAGGGTCGAAAGCGCCGTGGCGTATGTATGCGGACTGGGTTATTTCGAGTTTTTTCTCAATGGGAACAAGGTGGGGCATGATGTGCTGGTCCCTAACCAGACCAATTATGGCTACAGGCCGAAACTGCAGGATGCTCGGATTGCTTTACCGGATTCTTTCTCCGAATACAAAGTGATGTATCTGGCTTACGATGTGAAGGATTATTTGCGAAAGGGGAAGAATACCATTGGCAGCATCGTGGGAAACGGGTTTTACAACCCGGGGAAGTTCTGGACGGAAGGGTACGGCACCCCCAGGTTCCTTTGTCAGCTGCATATTACCTATACCGATGGTACGGAAAAACTGGTACTAAGTGACAGCAGCTGGACCGCTTCAAAGAGTCCCATCCTGTTGAATATGGTATACTATGGAGAAATCTATGATGCTCGGGAAGAACAGGCGGGATGGTGCACCCTACAGTTTGACGATTCGCACTGGGAGGCAGCGGCCGTGCGGCGGCCTCCGGAAGGAAGGCTGGTGGCTCATACGGCCCATCCCGACCAGGTCACGGAAAGGCTGGCCCCGGTCTCCGTGGAGAAGCTGGGTGAGGGGCACTATTTCGTGGATTTCGGAGTAGAGATTTCAGGATGGGTCAGGCTCATCGATGTGAAAGCTCCCATCGGGCATCAGGTGGAAATCATTCCGAAAGCCAACCTCTATTCGGGAAAAAACACCTATATCTTTGGTGAAGACGGGCTCAAAACCTATGCTCCTCGCTTTAACTGGTTTGTTTTCAGTGGGTTGGAAATAAAAAACTGGCCGGGAGAGTTAAAACCGGAACAGCTGGTCGCGGAAGCGGTAAATACTTACATTGAACCTTCGGCCACATTTGAAAGCTCCAACGGACTTTTTAATGAAATCAACCGGATCTGGCGAAGTAGCCAGCTTGATAATATGCACGGGGGAATCGCCAGCGATTGTCCCCACCGCGAACGATCCGGATATACGGGTGATGGTCAGATTGCCTGCAATACGGTGCTGCACAATTTTGACGCGAGGAATTTTTACCAGAAATGGATCACAGATATGCGGGATGCACAAATCCCGGAGAGTGGTTATGTCCCCAACGGAGCCCCCTGGCAGCCGGGATGCGGGGGAGGACCTGCCTGGGGTGCGGCTATTTGTGTGATGCCCTGGGAATACTACGTGCAATATGGTTCCCGGGATATGCTGGAAGATAATTATCAGGCCATGAAGGGCTACCTGAGGTATCTTCTTAGCTGGACAGGAGAGGATGGGATCATGCATTCCAGGCGCACAGGCAACGATGGCTCGATTATAAAGTGGTACAACCTGGGCGAATGGCTTCCCCCGGGCGAGCTTATTCCTGATGAAATGGTGCATACTTTTGTGCTCTGGTACTGTGCCCACCTCACTTCAAAGACTGCAGGGGTGCTGGGCATGCTGGATGAGGCTGAGCTGTATCAGCAACTCGCAGAACGGACCAGAGAAGCATTTCAAAAACGCTTTTATAAGGAAAACGAGGGATCCTATGGCGATGCCGGCGGAAATATTCTCGCTCTGAAAATGGAAGTTCCGGAGGAGCAGTATGCACAGGTGCTTGCTGCACTGAAGGCAGGGATCCTCAAGAACGGGGGTCACCTGGATACCGGAATCCTGGGCACCCGCTTTTTTTTCGAGGTGCTGGCCGGTCATGGACTGAATCAGCTTGCCTTTGAGGCCATGAACAAGCGAACGGAACCCTCCTACGGACACTGGATCGAGTTGGGCTCTACGACCACCCGGGAGAACTGGAATGAGGAAGGTTCTCACAATCATCCCATTTTTGGGGGCGGCCTGGTATGGTTTTACCGGAACCTGGCAGGCATGCAGGCCGATCCATCGGAACCGGGCTACCGGCATATTATCTTCAGACCACAACCCGTCAGGGAACTGGAATATGTGAGCTATAAAAACAACACCCCTTATGGCCGGGGAGGGATCACATGGAAAAATGAAGAAAATGCTTTTGTGATGGAGGTGGAAATTCCGGTGGGCTGCCGTGCTACGGTTCATGTGCCGGCTGATGTCTCTTCTGAGATCACAGAGGGAGGCTTAGCCACGGATCAGGCAGAGGGGATTACTTTCAGGGAGTGGAAGGAGGGCTATGCCCTGTTCGAAGCTGAAAGCGGATCATACAGTTTCCGTGTTGCCCATTGA
- a CDS encoding family 20 glycosylhydrolase: MMKKVLKIIAWIILFLLLAAATAWFGFLKPAPPPVSVEDRASIHLMPLPAEMKLGKGEFILNPGWTHEFSTLSTPRLERAIQRFYKKLSGATGMDLGAGSNKSLIIQCSGDERPYPSLDDDESYSIQVTVNRIVVKAPEETGILYALESLLQLAVKQEGQWVIPVMRLEDHPRYPWRGLMIDACRHWIPREVIIRNLEAMAALKMNVFHWHLTESQAFRVESKLFPKLHEFGSNGDYYTQDDIREIIEFAADRGIRVVPEFDVPGHTAAWFVGHPELASGPGPYELDSAMLGIQPAMDPTRDEVYEFLDQFFGEMSGLFPEEYLHIGGDEVVPTQWNENPEIQKYMREHELKDPHALQAHFNIRLQKIVASHGKK; the protein is encoded by the coding sequence ATGATGAAGAAAGTACTGAAAATTATTGCCTGGATAATTCTTTTTTTGCTTTTGGCCGCGGCCACTGCCTGGTTTGGATTTCTAAAACCTGCCCCTCCTCCCGTCTCCGTGGAGGACCGTGCATCCATTCATTTGATGCCCCTTCCTGCAGAAATGAAACTGGGAAAGGGAGAATTTATTCTGAATCCGGGCTGGACACATGAATTTTCAACACTTTCTACCCCCAGGCTTGAGCGCGCCATACAGAGGTTCTATAAAAAACTATCCGGGGCAACCGGCATGGACCTGGGAGCTGGCAGCAACAAGAGCCTGATCATCCAATGCAGCGGAGATGAAAGACCCTATCCATCCCTGGATGATGACGAATCCTATTCCATCCAGGTAACAGTAAACAGGATTGTGGTGAAGGCTCCGGAAGAGACCGGCATTTTATATGCCCTGGAATCACTTCTTCAACTGGCCGTCAAGCAGGAGGGCCAATGGGTGATTCCCGTCATGCGCCTGGAAGACCATCCCAGGTACCCCTGGCGGGGCCTGATGATTGATGCCTGCAGGCACTGGATCCCGAGAGAGGTGATAATCCGAAACCTGGAGGCGATGGCTGCCTTAAAGATGAATGTCTTCCACTGGCATCTGACCGAGAGCCAGGCATTCAGAGTCGAATCAAAACTCTTCCCGAAACTGCATGAATTTGGTTCCAACGGGGACTATTACACGCAGGATGATATCCGGGAGATCATTGAATTCGCAGCGGACAGGGGCATCAGGGTGGTTCCGGAATTTGATGTTCCCGGGCACACCGCTGCCTGGTTTGTGGGTCATCCGGAACTGGCCAGTGGCCCCGGACCCTATGAACTCGACTCGGCCATGCTGGGAATTCAACCGGCCATGGATCCCACCAGGGATGAGGTATATGAGTTTCTGGATCAGTTCTTTGGCGAGATGTCCGGCCTATTTCCGGAGGAGTACCTGCATATTGGCGGGGATGAGGTGGTTCCCACCCAGTGGAACGAAAATCCGGAAATACAGAAATATATGAGGGAGCATGAACTGAAAGATCCCCACGCCCTGCAGGCCCATTTCAATATCCGCCTGCAAAAGATCGTGGCATCCCATGGAAAAAAATGA
- a CDS encoding bile acid:sodium symporter family protein gives MKKRNIYKFLLGLSGLFLLLFLATILSPGRVLSRPFLIAFFILLAFGVRGFPLSKGFSYTIMIFAAVSISMFYPGLFIKWGRFELKASIVPLLQIIMFGMGSQMSFRDFAGVVKMPKGVLLGLACQFTIMPIVGFTIATTFGFPPEVAAGIILVGSSPSGLASNVMSFIAKANLALSVTLTAVATMLAPLITPSLMKLLAGQFVPIDFWGMMLSIINIVILPIVGGLMFNAVAYGKERVKSRMIQGAVYLLIIAGKNLILFLTSDLATGAAFLQFGKDLLWFLILPVVAALLFKKAARGNRLALDKLMAFLSMAGIGIIIVVITAAGRDSLMEIGLLLILACLLHNSAGYFLGYWICKLARMDEKSCRTIALEVGMQNGGLASGIALEMGRVATIGLAPAVFGPMMNITGSSLATWWRRKSETREPVAGPS, from the coding sequence ATGAAGAAAAGAAATATTTACAAATTCTTACTGGGCCTGTCGGGTCTCTTCCTGTTGCTGTTCCTGGCAACCATCCTTTCGCCTGGCAGGGTTCTCAGCAGGCCATTCTTAATCGCTTTTTTCATACTGCTGGCCTTTGGCGTTCGCGGTTTTCCTCTTTCCAAAGGCTTCTCCTATACCATCATGATCTTTGCGGCAGTCTCCATCTCCATGTTCTACCCGGGACTGTTTATCAAATGGGGCCGGTTCGAGTTAAAAGCAAGCATTGTGCCCCTGCTCCAGATCATTATGTTTGGAATGGGATCTCAGATGAGCTTCCGGGATTTTGCCGGCGTGGTAAAGATGCCAAAGGGGGTCCTGCTGGGCCTGGCCTGCCAGTTCACCATTATGCCCATCGTCGGATTTACCATTGCCACTACCTTCGGCTTCCCGCCCGAGGTTGCCGCAGGGATCATCCTGGTTGGCTCCTCTCCCAGCGGCCTGGCTTCCAATGTGATGTCCTTTATTGCCAAAGCCAACCTTGCTCTCTCTGTTACCCTGACGGCGGTGGCCACCATGCTGGCGCCACTGATCACACCCTCTCTGATGAAACTGCTAGCCGGACAATTTGTGCCCATCGATTTCTGGGGGATGATGCTTAGTATTATCAATATTGTCATACTTCCCATCGTGGGCGGACTGATGTTCAATGCCGTAGCCTACGGAAAAGAGCGGGTAAAAAGCAGAATGATCCAGGGCGCAGTTTATCTGCTGATCATTGCCGGAAAGAATCTGATCCTTTTCCTGACTTCCGACCTGGCAACCGGGGCAGCTTTCCTCCAGTTCGGAAAGGATCTTCTCTGGTTTCTTATCCTACCCGTGGTGGCCGCGCTACTGTTTAAAAAGGCTGCCCGGGGCAACCGGCTTGCCCTCGATAAACTCATGGCCTTTTTATCCATGGCAGGCATCGGGATCATTATCGTAGTCATCACCGCTGCCGGACGCGACAGCCTGATGGAGATCGGACTTTTGCTGATCCTGGCCTGCCTGCTGCACAATTCTGCCGGTTACTTCCTGGGTTACTGGATATGTAAACTGGCCCGCATGGATGAAAAATCATGCCGGACCATTGCCCTTGAAGTGGGCATGCAGAACGGGGGATTGGCCTCCGGAATCGCGCTGGAGATGGGAAGAGTAGCCACCATTGGCCTGGCTCCGGCAGTTTTCGGGCCCATGATGAACATTACCGGCAGTTCCCTGGCTACCTGGTGGCGACGGAAATCGGAGACGCGGGAACCGGTTGCCGGGCCGTCCTGA
- a CDS encoding family 20 glycosylhydrolase — protein sequence MCSLTPQQSYGECARVIQGAVDIKIDSLNWKGWDCTLSIGEMLMDGALYIFGEGETRRGIVEILDSPLGFTEVTTEGNHLSFLVEGPMGEMEFEISLHGDSIVGSSKISVFNLALQGRRSGGSDMTAGVPLPEFKKIEALTPAQEEFLIGGEACMWTEQVDSLSIESRIWPRAAAIGEKLWSPAVLTGDAADMYRRLMVLDTYLEKLGMKHLSYRNILLAAMVSEPYLEPLLTLTGLLQEDKMFARIELYEPMLYTTTPLNRMVDAALPESYVAYRFGLYVDRWIESGEEAARDSLILMLEPWSDNHEQLAPAFEDNERLLEVEPHSVRLSQLARAALAALTDPASLSGTKEEYAVLCKQASRSCGATHLPITGPVQKLLESAFKN from the coding sequence ATGTGCTCGCTTACCCCGCAGCAGAGCTACGGGGAATGCGCTCGCGTAATTCAAGGGGCTGTCGATATTAAAATCGACTCCCTGAACTGGAAAGGATGGGATTGCACCCTGAGCATTGGCGAAATGCTTATGGATGGCGCCCTGTATATATTTGGCGAAGGAGAAACCCGGAGAGGAATCGTGGAGATTTTGGATAGCCCCCTGGGCTTCACGGAGGTGACCACTGAAGGGAACCATCTCTCCTTTCTGGTGGAGGGACCCATGGGAGAAATGGAATTTGAAATCTCCCTGCATGGCGATTCAATCGTCGGTTCCTCTAAAATCTCCGTATTTAACCTGGCACTCCAGGGCCGGCGCTCCGGCGGAAGCGATATGACTGCAGGAGTCCCTTTGCCGGAATTTAAAAAGATTGAAGCTCTGACTCCTGCTCAGGAAGAATTTCTGATCGGAGGAGAAGCATGTATGTGGACCGAACAGGTAGATAGCCTAAGCATTGAATCAAGGATATGGCCACGGGCGGCAGCCATTGGGGAGAAACTGTGGAGCCCTGCGGTACTGACCGGGGATGCGGCAGATATGTACCGGCGCCTGATGGTCCTGGATACTTACCTGGAGAAGCTTGGAATGAAACACCTTAGCTATCGGAACATTCTTCTGGCCGCTATGGTTTCAGAACCATATCTGGAGCCATTACTGACCTTGACCGGCCTTCTGCAGGAAGACAAGATGTTTGCCCGGATTGAACTGTATGAACCCATGCTCTACACCACAACACCTTTGAACAGAATGGTGGATGCGGCCCTGCCGGAAAGTTATGTGGCCTATCGTTTCGGACTGTATGTGGATCGCTGGATAGAATCGGGCGAGGAAGCAGCCCGTGACAGCTTAATACTCATGTTGGAACCCTGGTCGGACAACCATGAACAACTGGCTCCGGCCTTTGAAGACAATGAAAGGCTGCTGGAGGTGGAACCCCATTCCGTGCGTCTTTCCCAACTTGCCAGGGCGGCCCTTGCGGCCCTGACCGATCCCGCGTCTCTGAGTGGAACAAAAGAGGAATATGCTGTTCTGTGTAAGCAGGCCTCCCGGTCCTGCGGAGCCACACATCTGCCCATTACCGGACCTGTTCAAAAGCTGCTGGAATCGGCATTCAAGAATTAA
- a CDS encoding cyanophycinase: protein MRFSFPLIMLLALVFCVESHSQSDKPTSSRVRSGHPESHGPSNGTLLIIGGAASDVFYTKFMELAGGADAPVVVIPTAITSDSLSEKDLENFRNIFIEKGFTEVSVLHTRDRNEANSKAFVEAINHAAGVWFSGGRQWRHADSYLNTRTHRAFFKLLERGGVIAGSSAGATIQGSYLARGDTRKNTIMTGDHEEGLGFITHVAIDQHLFARNRQFDMFEILEKHPGLLGIGLDEDTGIIVEGDQFTVFGNSYVAIYDGTRWSAERDTIYMLPADSREFYLLSEGQQYDLSLRQVIVK, encoded by the coding sequence ATGCGATTCTCATTCCCACTGATCATGCTCCTTGCCCTGGTGTTTTGTGTGGAAAGCCATTCCCAGTCAGATAAGCCAACATCCTCAAGAGTCAGGTCCGGCCACCCGGAGAGTCACGGTCCATCCAACGGAACCCTCCTGATTATCGGCGGAGCCGCTTCGGATGTTTTCTATACGAAATTTATGGAGCTGGCCGGGGGAGCCGATGCTCCCGTCGTGGTCATTCCGACAGCCATTACCAGTGACAGCCTGAGCGAAAAAGACCTGGAGAACTTTCGGAACATCTTTATCGAGAAAGGATTTACAGAGGTAAGCGTCCTGCATACCAGAGACCGGAACGAAGCAAACAGCAAGGCTTTTGTGGAAGCCATCAATCATGCAGCAGGGGTTTGGTTCAGCGGGGGCCGGCAGTGGCGGCATGCAGATTCATATCTGAATACCAGAACACACAGAGCCTTCTTTAAGCTTCTGGAGCGGGGCGGAGTGATCGCAGGAAGCTCTGCCGGAGCCACCATTCAGGGTTCTTACCTGGCCAGGGGAGACACCAGGAAGAACACCATCATGACGGGCGATCATGAAGAAGGCCTGGGTTTTATTACTCATGTGGCCATTGATCAGCACCTCTTTGCCCGGAACCGCCAGTTTGATATGTTTGAGATTCTGGAAAAGCATCCTGGATTGCTGGGAATCGGCCTGGATGAGGATACAGGCATCATTGTGGAGGGGGACCAGTTCACTGTTTTTGGAAACAGCTATGTAGCTATCTACGACGGTACCCGCTGGTCGGCCGAAAGAGACACCATCTACATGCTTCCTGCAGATAGCAGAGAATTCTACCTTCTCAGTGAAGGACAGCAATATGATTTATCGCTCCGGCAGGTCATTGTGAAATAA